Genomic segment of Bdellovibrio bacteriovorus:
TAGAAGCGCGCTTTAATTCACCAGACGGGCAGCCAAAATATCCTGCAAGTCCCTTGATTCCGCGAGTGGGCAGGTTCGGGAACAGGCGTTTTGCGATTTCATGGGTACACAGAATTGAAAACGGCATTTCCTCTTGAAGCTTTTCATAGGCATCCAACAGGAAAGGTCGCTCAAATTGGGCAAAGTGAATCACGGCGATGGGATTAGCGCCCAGATTCTTATCAATAAAGCTTTTTAAGTCGGAAAAGACACTGGCAAACGGGCGAGCGGATTCCATATCGTTCTTGTAAATACCTGTGATGAATTGAATGCGACGAGGAACTTCCTCCGCTTGTTCAATCAAGGAGCTTTCAATATGTTCGCTCGCGAGGGAGGCCCAAGCCATTTCAAGAATACTTGCCGTGTCGGGTTTGGCTCCGGTCGTCTGCAGGTCTAAAAATAGCACGGGTGTTTTAAGAAGACTCATACGGGCGTCTCCCAAAACTCTTTAATGTCATTTAAGATTTGACGAGACACGAGTTCTTGCGGGGACTGTGTGAACCAACCCTCGGGCATAGTTTCATAGTAGCTTGTTTGTAAGAAGCGCGAGTCTAACATGACGATCACGCCGCGATCGGTTTCGGAACGAATCACGCGGCCTGCGGATTGAATGGCCTTAGCCATTGCTGGATACACGTAAGCATAGTTAAAGGCATGCTCTTTCCCATAGCGAAGCTCATAGTAAGAACGAATTTGTTCCCGTTCAAAATCAAAATTAGGCAGAGCGGGACCAATGACGAAAGCCCCAATCAACATATCACCCGGAAAGTCGACACCTTCAGAAAACACGCCGCCTTGCACACCCAAGAGTAATGTCGGTTTTTGCCCTGACTTTAATTCATCTAAGTATTCTTGAGTTTGTTTTTGCTTCATCTCGCGCTCTTGAACCAGAATTTGGAAATCTGGCAAAGAAAGTTTTGATTCCACCATGCGCATGAATTCAAAACTTGGGAACAAGGCGATGTAGTTCCCTTTCTTCAGAGCCGTGATGCGCTGAATAGTTTCAACAATCTTTCCCGTGCTGGCGTGACGATCAGAAAACTTCGTTGAAATCTGCGGGATGATCAGAAGTTTGCGGTTCTCTTTTTCAAACGGCGAAGAAAACTCCACCTGTTTTGTTGATTCCGTCGGAAAGCCCATCAGCTCTTGATAGTAAGTGAAGGGCTTTAAAGTCGCCGAGAAGGCCACGACGTTTTTGAATTCTTTGTAGGCCAGCGACAAATGCTCAGAGGCATCACAGCAAGTGATCTTCAGCATTTCAGTGAAAGTGCTTTTCTGATAGGTCTGAAAGAACTCTTCCCCACTTAAAGTCAAAGAGGCCACAAACTCCGACCACATATTCATCATACGCAAGATCGGGTCTTGAGGTAAAATTTCTGTTTCAGACTCTAAGTAAGAGGTCGTCATTTCGCGGACGTCTTGCTCAAGCTCTAAGAAAGGGTCGAGGTCAATAGTCACTTTTTTAGAAACGCCATCTTTGCCATACGAAGAAATCAAACGGCGCGCTCGCTGACACAAAGCCTGCGCTTGCATATAGAATGTCGGAGGCAGGCGAGAAAAATCCTTTTCTAAAAGTGCCAACTGTTGAGTCGAAATACTCGGGGAAAAATAGTCTTGAGCCCGCGATGGCAGATTGTGAGCTTCGTCGATCACGAGGTTTGCTT
This window contains:
- a CDS encoding ATP-dependent DNA helicase — encoded protein: MRKINLDLKQFALPAPRVGSIETHSGYGPIPTSGQEVHVTIQRQRVRENPGYTPEKKLVHSFEAGPYEFVVSGRADGFVEATGLIEEIKSAFDIDELRAKLEREPNHPYVWQLRTYGYIHFQQTGQFPTLKLHLVSLRNFKSHDLNIELDLDGYEAWLKIRLEELVEETKEKEKLFKKRQKAGEEMTFPFSSPRKGQRELVDTISENLKSENPLLVQAPTGLGKTIGVLYPSLKEALPRGQRVVYVTPKNSQHQVAEEAVERLQEQGCKIRSLTITAKSKMCLKAEPLCNPQYCEFAKDYYKKVAEHDLVNKLSRLRSLDSEKLKKMGEEYQVCPFELSVEAIERADVVIGDYNYVFAPRSLIGRLAEPLLEPKEKANLVIDEAHNLPSRAQDYFSPSISTQQLALLEKDFSRLPPTFYMQAQALCQRARRLISSYGKDGVSKKVTIDLDPFLELEQDVREMTTSYLESETEILPQDPILRMMNMWSEFVASLTLSGEEFFQTYQKSTFTEMLKITCCDASEHLSLAYKEFKNVVAFSATLKPFTYYQELMGFPTESTKQVEFSSPFEKENRKLLIIPQISTKFSDRHASTGKIVETIQRITALKKGNYIALFPSFEFMRMVESKLSLPDFQILVQEREMKQKQTQEYLDELKSGQKPTLLLGVQGGVFSEGVDFPGDMLIGAFVIGPALPNFDFEREQIRSYYELRYGKEHAFNYAYVYPAMAKAIQSAGRVIRSETDRGVIVMLDSRFLQTSYYETMPEGWFTQSPQELVSRQILNDIKEFWETPV